The genomic window cgaaAGAAAGCATGTTTAAGAATACTTCCAACAAATTTGAAGTTAATCCAGCTAATAGTTCCGGAGATATGAgcgtatttgaaaaaaaatttcatgcaGTGTAATCGACTTTCAAAACTTTATAATAACATCCTGTGTATTTCACGTGAGCAGCTGCCATCGATGGCCTAATCTCTTGGTGCTTAAGAGCACACGGATCAAAATAATGTGTTGTTTAGCGCTTCAAATAATGCAAGAATTTTACAAGCATAATTTGGTACCAATTGGTGAGGTGGATTGGTCACCAATTCCAACTTAGTCGGTTTCGAGGCCGTACTAAAGCCCCTGCCGTGCTGAGAGTTCAGCATCCAGTTGTATACAGAGTCGGCGAAGGAAATTTGGCCTGGATTGAGTCCACACGATcttcatatatatgtagttgttaGGTAATAATCGAAGGAATACGACTTTTTTGGGATCCACCATATTGCCAAAATCAAACTTTTGACCAGCCCTTAGATCATACCAGTATTCATCCATAGTAATACTCGTACTATTTTTATAGAGATAACTTCAAGCAAAAGATTCTTTTTCACCGCCAGCTGCCTGCCTCTTGGTGATCCGCTAGTATTCATCCATAGTAATACTCGTACTATTTTTATAGAGATAACTTCAAGCAAAAGATTCTTTTTCACCGCCAGCTGCCTGCCTCTTGGTGATCCGCTACGggaaaaaggaaattaaaaatgaatagcCGATttgtgaagtaaaaaaaatcatgaagACAAAGAAGACAATGGGGTATTGCTGACAACTTTTTAGGTGCCCGGCAAATCGAAAAGCATTCTTTACGTACCGAAATACGGACTGACTATAAGTATACGGATCAATATCAGGGAGTACAGAGAAATGTTCCCAACTATCCTTACTACAATCATCTCGTAGGTGTCACTACCACTTCTCGAAATACTGCTCAATATTagaataatttttgaacaattcTCTCTTGATTAAGTTTGGAGTTCCAACGTCTTTTATCCCTTCTTACCATGAAACATTGGATTTGGATCACATCCGCGAACAGTTCATCTCGCAATTGATCACACCCTTGACTCATTGTAGGAAGTCATCGTTGACATAACCTAATTATTTGTTTCCGAAAGACTCAATGATAATCGCTAACGGATTAAAGTCATTGTCACAGGTTTTCAATGAGACTTTGGTATATTACCGCTACTCAGGCATGTCTTAGAGACTCACCTATATCTCGATGAATATAACCGAATCCCTAGATGAGTTTGATGAGGTAAATTGGCTATCTATGTAAACCTCCGTTTATTTAGCCAAATGAAACATCACTCTCTAGTATTTAAGTTGTCGCATGTAATTTTTCCGAAGAGACACTTTCAAAGGAGGCATTTTCTTTACAACTGACATAATTCTATGGATATTGGTGCCCTCTTGAAGTGAAGAGTTTAGAGCTAAAACTACTGATATTGTGACAAATTTGAGAGGACTGAGAAGATTTATAAACCTTGGTTAAAGCCATGTCCAAAGCACTAATCCTTTTGAATACGCACCCTTGAGCTCGAtgaattttattcttaaaacgAGGAATGAGGACTAGATTTAAACCCGAAACCtacgaaatatttattactaCAGGAAAGTTTAGATATCCAAAAAAGGGAACACAACGagaagaaaacatttaaaccaCTGTAGGCTACATGTATTTAAGCTTCATGATTACATTTCTGAGATGTGATGGctttattaaaagtaataacGGTACAAAGTTCGTCAGTGTACATATTGCTACCATAATACTAGAAGTTCGTATACATATTCAccaatataagtaaatattaaaaaatattaatatttcaataaataaaagggATATACTAAGTATATGAAGTGCTCTAGTGTTAGAGAGGTTCGGACTCAGTTAAGCGCCTGTTGCACATGTTGCAGAAAACGAACTGGACGGAACCAAGGCAGGAAGATATGCGGCGATGTGCGCGGTGGGACCGGAGATACCTCCACACTTGGTTCGGTGACTTGTTGACTCTTCAGCCACGTATCGAACACCTCAACGAAGTCGTTACGAAAACGTTTGGGAATCAGTTCTAAATTGCTGCTTTGAAATGTGTTCTGCAAGAGATCGCTGCTATCACGCAGTCCGGCGCGTAAGTTTTCGCCAAAGTCTGATTCCTGTATATTTCTGATGGTATTCTTTATTAGGTGTCCAACGCGTGGCATCGCAGTTTCCTCCGAGTTACGTGGTTCGTCTTCCAACTCTTCACTCATCTCTTGCTGGGGTTTATGTCGCCGGAAAATAGGCGCTGGCCGTAACAAACGATTGGGATGATCGCTAAACCATGAATTGGGCTTATCGCCTGCGGAGTCATCTTCATTGCGCTGCGTTTCGCGTTTCTTATTGCCGCCAGCGTCAGCAGCCTTGCGTAGCGGCGCAGGACGCACTAAAGTATTCGCGAAATCACTAAACCAATCTAGCTGATCCGTGGAGCGACGATTACGCGCTTCCATCGATCTGCTTGGTTTATTCTTCGCAGGCGTATATGGTTGATAAATAGCGATGGTGGAGCGCTTGGGTGGTGCATGGGTCAGCATGGCCGCAGCGCGCGCCTTGTCCATTTCGTATTTCATGGCGGTACGTATAAAACGCTCGCTACTTGGTCCTTGTATGAGTACATCGAAAGGCAGGCTTTGTTTGCGGGCTTTACTCTGCATTGCGGCAATGCATTCCCCCTCCGAGCGTGTGTTGACTTTTGTGCCGTTACGTTTGGCGCTATCTCCGCGATTGCTTAAACGCTTGTCATACT from Bactrocera tryoni isolate S06 chromosome 5, CSIRO_BtryS06_freeze2, whole genome shotgun sequence includes these protein-coding regions:
- the LOC120777955 gene encoding uncharacterized protein LOC120777955, which encodes MSPAATMSNSCFWLYTLGLLLVWVIVITTAAPREQKSTKLAKYWGKSPAQEQRLESSCKSLCEQCGCLGFYCGEQCLCEYDKRLSNRGDSAKRNGTKVNTRSEGECIAAMQSKARKQSLPFDVLIQGPSSERFIRTAMKYEMDKARAAAMLTHAPPKRSTIAIYQPYTPAKNKPSRSMEARNRRSTDQLDWFSDFANTLVRPAPLRKAADAGGNKKRETQRNEDDSAGDKPNSWFSDHPNRLLRPAPIFRRHKPQQEMSEELEDEPRNSEETAMPRVGHLIKNTIRNIQESDFGENLRAGLRDSSDLLQNTFQSSNLELIPKRFRNDFVEVFDTWLKSQQVTEPSVEVSPVPPRTSPHIFLPWFRPVRFLQHVQQALN